A region of the Anolis carolinensis isolate JA03-04 chromosome 1, rAnoCar3.1.pri, whole genome shotgun sequence genome:
CTGGGgggagaatgaaaaaaaaagctGAATTCTCCCTTTTGCACATAGGCTCTTCAAACTGCACCAGTGAATCTAGGAAGAAAGGTCAACTTTGAAATATTGCTTCTTTCTTAACCGTTAAGGGTTGTCAACCATCAATTCTTTGTCTCTTCAATGTTTAACCTTTTCCTGACTTTATTATCTCTTCAAGAAAATTATCTCTTCCTATCGTGGTCCTAAATAcagaaatagacatgggggcaggCCCTCTCCTGATTTCTTTGGATGTATGCCAACtgcaagaaaagaggaaaacaggATGGATGGGAAAAGTTTAAGTAACAAATGGAGGGCAGATAAAACATGGAAAATTGAATGCAACATAGTCTAGCCCATTATCCATGATCTGTCATTGAAGGAATTCACCAAGGAAAAAGGAAGTGACAAGGTGTGTGATGATGTTGGCATGACGGATGTTGGTGTATGAGTCCTACTACAAGTCAATTCTATAGTGCTTTTAAAATGCAGGCAGAGGTTTTCTATCACTGTTATATTTGACTCTCACACTAACTCTGGGAAGCAAATTGTTAGTCTCATTTCCAAGTGGGGAACTGGGACCAAGAAAATGTACCTCACTCTTTCATGTGACTCAAGGCCTAAACCAGCTCTCTATACTCATATGAAGGTGAAATCCAAACCTAaatcattttgatttttaaaaatagcagatATTGAAAAAAATAGCATGCTGAGCATGTTTCTACTGGAGAGATATTTTGACCCTGGTTCCCTAGAAATCTAGCTGGTATAaacaatttacatttttaaaaagaaaaaaaagatatgaaACAAAGAGGGAGATAATAATCAATAATAGGAGTTTTCATAGAGAGGTCTTAACAAATGAATTCTGTCAGGCTTGAATGTTATGCAGATATTTTTTAAGCTTAATACACAGCTTTGAAAACTGCAAACAGTAAACCAAGTCAAATAAAGGAGACATAACCCTTCAGAGACTAAGCTGATAGATTCAATATTGGACCCAGTGTTGAAATTGCTCATTTTGTTTCGTACAGGTGAGGGTGACACCATTTTGTCATGTTCAGAAGAAGATTTAAGCAACTGGGTCATTTGAGTTATGTTTGACAGTCGTCTTTGTTTTTCGTGTTTAATTCCACTGGGTTTGGATCCTTACCTACATTGTCCTGTAGACATGCCAATGTATTTGTTGAACTGTTTTTACTGTCACTGGAGTCGTTTTCTATGGTTTCGGAATGTTTACAGTCCTGAATAAGATTGTCTTCGTTTTTGCCTTTAAGTTTTTTGGAATGGGAAGCATTCTCCTTTGAGTTCAAAGGACTGCCAGTTTCTTCCTGTTTGGGGTTGTGGCACTCAACATCATTGTTCTTTTCACCACTGCTCTGTTTCGCCCTTTCGGGACTGCTGCTGGTACACTTGCCACTCTGATCACAGTCTTCGCCATCTTTAGTGCGCTCTGCTCTTTTCTCATCTGATGTTTTACCGCCTGAGTTGCAAACTGTGGAGGCATTCTTGCAGTCCTTTGCCTTTTTATGCTTAGAAGCACAGCTGGTGCGAAGAAGAACTGGCGACGACAGCTTTTTACTTGATTTGCTTCCTTCCAGCTTCTCTTTCCTCGGTGGCCCCCATATGAAGTGGTCAGCAGGTGTGTAGTGCTGCTGAGCAAAGCGTaggagtttcctcctttctctccggTCCCTTATGGTATACACAAAATATTCCAAAGCACTCTGCTTAATGTTGGGGATGGTGTCTTCCACAAGAGCCTCGTGAAGAATAAATTTCACCAGGTGGGGTTTGAAACTCTCATATCCAAGTTCCCCGAGACTCTTCAGGATACGTGTGATCCGCAAGTAGTTATGTTGGGACCTGCAAAGAAAGATCGACTGAACTCAAAATGACAGgaagcaaaagaaaaataattattcctgtcAGAGTAGGGGAAAAGTCACAGGAAAAAATAATCACCCCTACCTGTCATCTTGACATAATGATGGTCATCATCTCTCAGAGACAAATGAGATGAGATGGGAGCCATTACATGAACTATTAAGTTTCTCTGTAAGCTGTAATAATAACCCTTTCACACTACTAATTTACCACCAGACAGATACAGATTCTAATGCTCTAATATTAGTCTAAAAAAGGTAACTCGAAAGAGACAATGCTGAAACTCAGGGAAAGTAATTGAAAATACACATTGCATTTTGAGGACTgcattttcatattttatcacCAACAATACCTAGTAATGACCTACGAAACCTGATAAGGCTTAGGTCTAAGCTATCTgatagagcaggcctgcacagcctgtgctcctccaggtgttttgggcttcagctcccagaattcctgatcattgggcaagctggctagggcttctgggaattggaggcccaaacatctgggggggCCACAAGTTATACAGGCCTGTGATCAAGTGTATTTCCCATGGGAGCCCGCTCAAGCCTTGAGATTCCCAAAAGGACCTTTTCTCACAATTCCTCCATCTTCACAGTCATATCTGATGGGAGTCCAAGGAAAGGTCTTCTTGGTGACCATTCTTACTCTGTAATTCCCTTCTTAGTGAGTGCAGAAAATTGCATGGACTTTTGTTGACAggcatttttttttgtattttgacaGGCTTTTGAGCAGTTTTTAAAGAAGCAATTTTTAATAGGGCACTgcactgttttcaaacagattttttattatttttaatttcaggTTTTAAATTGGCTTTAATGTTATTGATTTTTAATTAAACATTTTTATGTTAACCATTTGTATGTTTTAGCCatatgtgttatgattgagcctcgtggctctgttactgacaggcgtgggcgtaagactcctcgagagtcagatactctcgaggagcgagagagaaaaagactgcgagacatatttgcagcaccatctgatgaaaagtctttcgaggggtttacggagagaatggaggaggggcaggttagctcggaggaggatgagatggattggactcgggtaagggaggaattgggtgccactggccatgatggggcagaagatgaatggggaccttcaggatcagatccatggcttagctggagggatgggacgggatccacagctggagatgttgctgggcgtagtcagaggtgttccagctctgacgaggaaagtgatgaggaaacgcccgggttaaggaggacagctgacagtgatgaagatttgtaactggcataaaatggggcttgagagcaattgcaaattgcgttgggcaaggtaatctgggcaaacgcttgggatccgtgtgtgtgtgggacgcttccctgaagacttgtgtgctttcctgtgctgagacgtaagttgattggaatccagggtcagacggcgggagggattgtgtgggcatttgtttgtgcaaacctgtgcttactcttattagcttgaccttccgtcgtcttcttgacggacgccatctcctgctttgaatacccggactgaactgaccacggcttggcttcatccccttcttggacttgggaaaactacaaacgtctgcttctggctttgaactacggaacggaactggtctactctactgttgcattccctggctgatttgttcgtgctggaaatcctgtctgctgtgtgtgtgtgggagcgacgcaagttactgtaaacactgtgttggcagcagagaggaatctgctgccaattagctgcattctttgtatcttttgttcttggctctcgttttgtttatattcaggctgaagcaagcagtttgttttttacccggattaaactccggtttaatccggtttatcttttgaacatttattttgcccctttttgctcctaaaggcaaatactgcctggcccttgtgttttacgggcttgttttgagttctgtaacctaataaactctgttactttgaatctcgtggcgttctgtccttgacaatatttgttttaatttgtgagTCATCTTTAATGTTGGCTGTGGGGAAAAGATGGCTATAAACAAGTTGATAATAATATGTAAGAAGACTGGCTTCATTCTCCCCTCCCAATCTGACGTGTAGTTTCAGCTGAAACATAAGCACATCTCAAATATGCACCAGCACTTATCTTGTGCTGTCACATTTAATGTTTCTCAGATGTTTCCAAGCACGCAAGGAGGGAATAAGAATTACATAGTTACTCAGGGTAGATGCACAAGCTATGTGAAAACATATACACCCTCCTATATTTTAGAGATGAAAACCAAGGCACTGGTGGCCAGGCAACATCAAAAGATGGTCAAGAGGACAAAAGTTATTTATAAGGAAGGACACAAGGTAGAAGAGgctgaagcagtttgcttttgcctgaggctaCTGTTAAGGGCTtaattctttttccttctcctcctcttctttccccctcctgagttaattgagtgcaagcTTTTCATTTTGAAGTCAGTTTGCATCAAATGAAGTAAGCTGAAGGCAAAGGGAAAAAGTGGAAAGAGGGTAGAGAAACCgggacatttaaaaaacaaatgaaatagtTGGACAGTATATACAGAGTATGGAGAATTTCATGAGTATATTATTTTTGGCATGGTCCCATGGTTCCAATAACGGATAATCCCATTCTCCAACTCATATACGGTAAGTAGCACAGTTATATAACATGGTTAGATTCTATATCCAGTGCCTTTTTAAAACTTGACAAGGTTAATAAAATATAAAGTACTCAGACTAAAGCgtgaaaaggaaaatatattcgAATAGATAACTGACAGTATTCTATCTGcatgtttttccctgacattcttCTGGATTGTATTTCTCTCTTGTGTGCAAATGCACATAAACATTCACAAAGATTTTCAGGATTGGATCAGAATAATATCAGATACAAATGTCATCCTTCCATAAAGTGTAGGAAACAAAATATTGCCTTCCCGCCAAGCCCTGTCATCTTGCCTTTGAAATAATTCAATATCCACATATGTATGTCACGTCTGGACCAGCCTAAAACTCCTAATGGCACCAGGTCCTGTCTGACTGTAGAAGTTAAGTAGGGTCAGCCTTGGTTGGTTCTTCAGtgggagactgtcaatgaatacAAGGCCACCTCTGGAttagcaaaccacctctgagtattccttgcctaagaaattcatggagttgctgtAAGACAACAGGGAACTtgaatgtgtacacacacacacagcatgtaCGTGAAAGAGACATCCATTAAATCCAAAATTTCAATGATGGATGCAAAATGATACTGTGGCTACAGAATGGGATTGACCATGTGATTTGAGCAATTACAGCCTATATACACCCATGAGAATTGGAGATGAAATAATCATGATAGCCCAATGAATTGATTGTGGGGTGGGATTGCACTGAGGACTGCATGATATAGTCCTCAGAAACTTCTTCCAAAGTATCTGTTGCTGGTAATTACTTACTCATTCAAGTGCTGGAATCTTTCTTGCCAGTTAGAAGCACGTGCTACATTTCCATTTTTATCTGTAAGCTTTATTCCAAAAAACTCCAGCATCATTTTGTAAGCCAAAAGGAATCTTCGGATTGCTTCCTTTGTTTTTTTGAACTCCTATAAATACATTTTTAGAAGGAGACAAAAAAGACATTATATATACATCTCCCACACAGCAAACCTATCAAATCAACCCTACCATTTTAATGTTCTACAACCCCATAATTATGTTCAACATGACCACTGAATATCATTATATTCAAATGTCATTTTGGTTCAGGACTGGCATAGATCTGGGGCCCATTCATCCTATCAAAATCTGGGATTTGAGATTTAGTGTATTTAGATTTCTCTGTTGGAAAGCTATAGTAactcctcaaactacaaatcctaggattccctaGAATGTTACCATGGCAGCTAACTTGAATTCATAGTACTGTAAAAGGCCTGTGAAGCAGAGAAGATCAATCAAACTGTAAGGTTTTATTGGGAATTTAGAGCTTTACCTCAATTTCATATGTTGTTAATTCCTTTGCATAGAAATTCAACCCTTGTTCTCTGAGTGGGAAAAGCCTGCATGAAAAACAGACACACATAGGTTTGCAATACATGAATCCAGTTTGATCAGATTTATTAAAAAAGAATGGGAAAAGTTAAACATTACCAACCACTGTATATAAGTGTGATTGTGTTCCAATTTTTCATAGTCTCCCTTCCACTTATTCAagacttcttcaatgtaaacacCTATAAAATAGTTGCAAAAATGCAAGATGCCAAAGTATTTAGAAATACATAACAAGCATCTGTTGGTAAACAAAATTATGCTACATGTAACTAAGCTATCTTTGCAGATAAGTATACTAAATTATCTGATGGTACTAAACcatgaaatgtgagtagatgaataggtaccactttggcgggaaagtaacggcactccatgcagtcatgccgaccacacgaccttggaggcatctacaggcaatgctggctctttggcttagaaatggaaatgagcgccaacacccagagtcagacatgactagacaacatcaggaaaaaacctttaccccctaaaccaatgattcccaaagtgggcgctgcagcgatccaggggggcggtgatggcacttattaggccacagggggtggagctagaggagtggccgtggcttcttcccaagagcccgagacagggctgagattcTATACcgctcctgaggcacttgttgggacacag
Encoded here:
- the ogfrl1 gene encoding opioid growth factor receptor-like protein 1 isoform X1 — protein: MGSLLSGVSFKEPATVEDCDSTWETDSEPELQGEPVEEEEEEEEEEEEEEEEEEGAGGGEEEAHQAQEEPEKEPLPAASKAEVDGEGEGAEEEEGDPPGEEEAEATGAEQGDDANEVTAKPKRSFYAARDLYKYRHQYPQNFKDLRYQNDLCNLRFYKNKIPFKPDGVYIEEVLNKWKGDYEKLEHNHTYIQWLFPLREQGLNFYAKELTTYEIEEFKKTKEAIRRFLLAYKMMLEFFGIKLTDKNGNVARASNWQERFQHLNESQHNYLRITRILKSLGELGYESFKPHLVKFILHEALVEDTIPNIKQSALEYFVYTIRDRRERRKLLRFAQQHYTPADHFIWGPPRKEKLEGSKSSKKLSSPVLLRTSCASKHKKAKDCKNASTVCNSGGKTSDEKRAERTKDGEDCDQSGKCTSSSPERAKQSSGEKNNDVECHNPKQEETGSPLNSKENASHSKKLKGKNEDNLIQDCKHSETIENDSSDSKNSSTNTLACLQDNVGKDPNPVELNTKNKDDCQT
- the ogfrl1 gene encoding opioid growth factor receptor-like protein 1 isoform X2 — its product is MGSLLSGVSFKEPATVEDCDSTWETDSEPELQGEPVEEEEEEEEEEEEEEEEEEGAGGGEEEAHQAQEEPEKEPLPAASKAEVDGEGEGAEEEEGDPPGEEEAEATGAEQGDDANEVTAKPKRSFYAARDLYKYRHQYPNFKDLRYQNDLCNLRFYKNKIPFKPDGVYIEEVLNKWKGDYEKLEHNHTYIQWLFPLREQGLNFYAKELTTYEIEEFKKTKEAIRRFLLAYKMMLEFFGIKLTDKNGNVARASNWQERFQHLNESQHNYLRITRILKSLGELGYESFKPHLVKFILHEALVEDTIPNIKQSALEYFVYTIRDRRERRKLLRFAQQHYTPADHFIWGPPRKEKLEGSKSSKKLSSPVLLRTSCASKHKKAKDCKNASTVCNSGGKTSDEKRAERTKDGEDCDQSGKCTSSSPERAKQSSGEKNNDVECHNPKQEETGSPLNSKENASHSKKLKGKNEDNLIQDCKHSETIENDSSDSKNSSTNTLACLQDNVGKDPNPVELNTKNKDDCQT
- the ogfrl1 gene encoding opioid growth factor receptor-like protein 1 isoform X3, coding for MGSLLSGVSFKEPATVEDCDSTWETDSEPELQGEPVEEEEEEEEEEEEEEEEEEGAGGGEEEAHQAQEEPEKEPLPAASKAEVDGEGEGAEEEEGDPPGEEEAEATGAEQNFKDLRYQNDLCNLRFYKNKIPFKPDGVYIEEVLNKWKGDYEKLEHNHTYIQWLFPLREQGLNFYAKELTTYEIEEFKKTKEAIRRFLLAYKMMLEFFGIKLTDKNGNVARASNWQERFQHLNESQHNYLRITRILKSLGELGYESFKPHLVKFILHEALVEDTIPNIKQSALEYFVYTIRDRRERRKLLRFAQQHYTPADHFIWGPPRKEKLEGSKSSKKLSSPVLLRTSCASKHKKAKDCKNASTVCNSGGKTSDEKRAERTKDGEDCDQSGKCTSSSPERAKQSSGEKNNDVECHNPKQEETGSPLNSKENASHSKKLKGKNEDNLIQDCKHSETIENDSSDSKNSSTNTLACLQDNVGKDPNPVELNTKNKDDCQT